In Chloracidobacterium sp., the following proteins share a genomic window:
- a CDS encoding sulfopyruvate decarboxylase subunit alpha, translating to MSHGEDTGHLYHDFKAQGYDFFVGVPCSFLKGFIKEMEADETTEFIPATREDVALSIAAGAYMAGKKPLVYIQSSGLGHLVNAITSLLTPYEIPIHVLVSLRRAPFEHFEMYRISRDLLKLMNYDNYTIVEEAEPK from the coding sequence TTGAGCCACGGCGAAGACACCGGTCATCTTTATCACGATTTCAAAGCCCAGGGATACGACTTCTTTGTAGGCGTGCCGTGCTCGTTTCTCAAGGGCTTTATCAAAGAGATGGAGGCCGATGAGACAACGGAATTTATTCCCGCAACGCGCGAGGACGTCGCCCTGAGTATCGCCGCCGGTGCCTATATGGCGGGTAAAAAGCCGCTCGTCTATATTCAAAGTTCCGGCCTCGGCCATCTCGTGAATGCGATAACCTCGCTGCTCACGCCCTACGAGATACCGATCCACGTTCTGGTGAGTCTCAGGCGCGCGCCGTTTGAGCATTTTGAGATGTATCGCATCTCGCGCGACCTGCTAAAGCTGATGAATTACGACAATTA
- a CDS encoding isocitrate lyase/phosphoenolpyruvate mutase family protein, which yields MTKARQLRELLATREPVLVIGAHNGLTAKLGEEAGFDAIWASGFEISASHAMPDANILTMAENLAIARSMNDAIKAPVIADCDNGYGNAINVMRMVEEYEKAGIAAVCIEDNVFPKRCSFYDSVKRELESVEEFAGKIRAAKETQKDRDFVVIARTEALIAGWGMEEALKRGRAYADAGADLVLIHSKAKLPDEIIEFAKQWDRETPLVSVPTTYNTISAPELAENGFKAVIFANHGLRSAIKSTQATLSKLRETQRLSTIDENIVPMKEVYRLMGVDELQANEAQYLPTTSQNVSAVIVAAGQGFKEHLMPLIADRPKSMLEVKGKTILQRQIDSLISYGVRNISVVRGYKKEMVDIADVRYFDNDDFANTTALGSFFTAEQVLKGRTLLLYGDIVFDRGILERLLRSEADITVVVDHAQSGAHGSLNGSSPSYPEMIQTQRQLKSEGLFLPDDSLNTALKAGRKLDKSHANAEFIGMALFSEEGIEQFKAAYHDAKARNAEGAFHEAETFDKASFSDMLQELIDRGIAISCLDIYKGWAEVDTFDDYRNMWVEVEN from the coding sequence ATGACTAAAGCAAGACAACTGCGTGAACTGCTCGCGACTCGCGAGCCGGTGCTCGTTATCGGGGCACACAACGGCCTGACGGCAAAACTCGGCGAGGAGGCGGGTTTTGACGCCATATGGGCGAGTGGATTCGAGATCTCGGCCTCACATGCTATGCCGGATGCAAATATCTTGACAATGGCTGAGAACCTCGCCATTGCCCGGAGCATGAATGATGCCATCAAGGCCCCGGTCATTGCCGATTGTGACAACGGCTACGGCAACGCGATCAACGTGATGCGAATGGTCGAGGAGTATGAAAAGGCCGGTATTGCCGCCGTGTGTATAGAGGATAATGTCTTCCCAAAGCGGTGCAGCTTCTACGACAGCGTCAAGCGTGAACTTGAATCTGTCGAGGAGTTTGCGGGGAAGATCCGTGCCGCCAAAGAGACGCAGAAGGACCGTGATTTCGTCGTCATCGCCCGCACCGAGGCGTTGATCGCAGGCTGGGGTATGGAAGAGGCGCTCAAGCGCGGCCGTGCATACGCTGACGCCGGTGCTGACCTCGTCCTGATCCACTCAAAGGCAAAGCTGCCGGACGAGATCATTGAATTTGCCAAGCAGTGGGACCGCGAGACGCCGCTCGTGTCCGTTCCGACGACCTACAACACGATCTCTGCTCCTGAACTCGCAGAGAATGGTTTCAAGGCGGTCATTTTTGCCAATCACGGCCTGCGCTCGGCGATCAAGAGCACGCAGGCGACGCTCTCGAAGCTCCGCGAGACACAACGCCTCTCAACGATCGACGAGAATATCGTGCCTATGAAAGAGGTCTATCGGCTGATGGGTGTAGACGAACTGCAGGCCAATGAGGCGCAGTATCTGCCGACGACCTCGCAGAATGTCTCGGCCGTGATCGTTGCGGCGGGCCAGGGCTTTAAGGAGCACCTGATGCCGCTCATCGCCGACCGGCCCAAGTCGATGCTCGAGGTCAAGGGCAAGACCATTCTCCAGCGACAGATAGATTCCCTGATCTCATACGGGGTCCGCAATATCTCTGTCGTTCGCGGCTATAAAAAAGAGATGGTCGATATCGCCGATGTTCGGTACTTTGACAATGACGATTTTGCTAACACGACCGCGCTAGGGTCGTTCTTTACCGCTGAGCAGGTGTTAAAAGGGCGCACACTTCTGCTCTACGGTGACATCGTTTTTGACCGAGGCATCCTCGAACGGCTCCTTCGCTCGGAGGCTGACATAACCGTCGTTGTTGATCACGCTCAGTCGGGTGCCCATGGCTCGCTCAATGGCAGCAGCCCGAGCTACCCGGAAATGATCCAGACTCAGCGGCAGCTTAAGAGCGAGGGGCTCTTCCTGCCGGACGACAGCCTTAACACAGCGCTGAAGGCCGGCCGCAAGCTCGACAAGTCGCACGCCAATGCCGAATTCATCGGCATGGCGCTGTTCTCAGAAGAGGGCATCGAGCAGTTCAAGGCTGCCTATCATGATGCGAAAGCGCGTAATGCGGAAGGGGCGTTTCACGAGGCAGAAACCTTTGACAAAGCCTCGTTTAGCGACATGCTTCAGGAGTTGATCGATCGCGGCATTGCGATATCGTGCCTCGATATCTATAAAGGCTGGGCCGAGGTCGATACGTTTGACGATTACAGGAATATGTGGGTGGAGGTCGAGAATTGA